One Paramisgurnus dabryanus chromosome 9, PD_genome_1.1, whole genome shotgun sequence DNA segment encodes these proteins:
- the panx2 gene encoding pannexin-2 — MQNIFEQNLDMATALLAGEKLKELILPGSTQDEKGGVLAGLMVQLKLELPFDRVVTIGTVILPILLVTLVFTRNFAEESIYCYTPHNFTRDQALYARGYCWTELRDAVPGVDPELRPSLFEHKFLPYALLAFAGIMYIPALGWEFLASTRLTSELNFLLQEIDNCYHRAAEGRAPKIEKQIQSKGPGITERERREIIENAEKEKSPEQNLFEKYLERRGQSNFLAKLYLGRHLAIICLSSIPITYLSTYYARQRQNEFTCALGEPPDTSSIPELRLSVNCKLPAVQLQRIMAAVDIALLCTMNLIILVNLLHLFVVRKSNFVFDKLHKVGIKTRRRWQKSPFCDINILAMFCNENRDHIKSLNRLDFITNESDLMYDNVVRQLLAALAQSNHDYTPTVRDSGIQTVDPNIDPSVIGVGELGGEPLIIKRPRKKMKWIPTSNPLPQSFKEPLTLTRLDNHIKADKPKPVRRKNVPDSIMAPLLDSKSTQYPPTIKALETNNIERKQTLNLSLDVHPYMLTIQKAKAEIANPEPAPVEHALNNVYIEGPHTVLQVTSSLTEKKVSPPQSTTTTTFSTDTPSTASYMNGSTNSVNPSDSPKLNNPLNHGAESEGQPKTFSRNPSHSLLDIHHSLYEEEEQSRRDRLARSGELIAAGDC, encoded by the exons ATGCAGAACATCTTTGAGCAGAACTTGGACATGGCCACGGCTCTGCTCGCGGGTGAGAAGCTCAAGGAATTGATCCTGCCAGGTTCCACACAGGATGAGAAAGGCGGGGTACTCGCAGGTCTCATGGTGCAGCTCAAACTCGAGTTGCCCTTTGACCGGGTCGTCACCATAGGAACGGTCATCCTCCCCATACTTTTGGTCACATTAGTTTTTACAAGGAACTTTGCAG aGGAATCTATATATTGCTACACCCCACACAACTTCACACGAGATCAGGCCCTGTATGCCAGAGGCTACTGCTGGACAGAGCTTCGGGATGCCGTGCCCGGTGTTGACCCCGAACTTCGGCCCTCCCTCTTTGAGCACAAGTTTTTGCCCTATGCCCTGCTGGCCTTCGCGGGCATAATGTACATACCAGCCCTGGGCTGGGAGTTCCTGGCCTCCACGCGTCTCACTTCTGAGCTCAACTTTCTCCTTCAAGAGATCGACAACTGCTACCACAGAGCAGCCGAGGGCCGAGCGCCCAAGATCGAAAAGCAGATCCAGTCCAAAGGACCGGGAATTACGGAACGCGAAAGGCGTGAGATCATCGAAAACGCGGAGAAGGAGAAGAGCCCCGAGCAGAATCTGTTCGAAAAGTATCTGGAGCGCAGAGGGCAGAGTAATTTTCTAGCTAAGCTGTACCTGGGGCGACATTTAGCCATTATTTGTCTCAGCTCAATCCCCATAACTTACCTGAGCACCTACTatgcgcgtcagaggcaaaatgAGTTCACCTGCGCGCTGGGAGAGCCGCCTGACACCAGCAGTATTCCTGAACTGCGTCTGAGCGTTAACTGCAAGCTACCAGCCGTGCAGCTCCAGCGGATTATGGCCGCCGTAGACATAGCATTGCTTTGCACCATGAACCTCATCATCCTTGTGAACCTGCTGCATTTGTTTGTGGTGCGTAAATCCAATTTTGTCTTCGACAAGCTACACAAAGTGGGCATTAAAACACGCCGCCGCTGGCAGAAGTCGCCGTTCTGTGACATAAACATTCTGGCCATGTTCTGTAATGAGAACAGAGACCACATTAAGTCCCTAAACAGACTGGATTTTATTACTAATGAGAGTGACCTCATGTATGATAATGTGGTGCGCCAGCTGTTGGCAGCGCTGGCTCAGTCCAACCATGACTATACGCCGACTGTTAGAGACTCTGGTATCCAGACGGTTGACCCCAACATAGACCCTTCTGTGATTGGGGTAGGAGAGCTGGGAGGAGAGCCTTTGATAATCAAACGACCACGCAAGAAGATGAAGTGGATCCCAACATCTAACCCTCTGCCACAGtcatttaaa GAACCGTTGACACTAACCAGACTAGACAACCATATAAAGGCAGACAAACCTAAACCCGTTCGGAGGAAGAATGTACCTGATAGCATTATGGCTCCACTTCTGGACAGCAAGAGCACACAGTACCCACCTACTATTAAAG CTTTGGAAACAAATAATATAGAGAGGAAACAGACTCTTAATCTCTCGCTGGATGTTCATCCGTACATGCTAACCATTCAGAAAGCAAAAGCAGAAATAGCCAATCCTGAGCCAGCTCCTGTCGAGCACGCTCTCAACAATGTGTATATAGAGGGTCCACATACAGTTCTCCAGGTCACCTCCTCTCTTACAG AGAAGAAAGTGTCTCCTCCACAGTCCACCACCACTACTACCTTCTCCACAGATACTCCCTCCACTGCATCCTATATGAATGGCAGCACAAACAGCGTGAATCCTTCGGACTCCCCTAAACTAAACAATCCTCTCAATCATGGAGCAGAGTCTGAGGGCCAGCCCAAAACTTTCAGCCGAAACCCCTCGCACTCACTTCTGGACATTCATCACAGCTTGTACGAGGAAGAGGAGCAAAGCCGAAGGGACAGGCTAGCCAGATCTGGCGAGCTTATTGCTGCTGGAGATTGCTGA
- the mlc1 gene encoding membrane protein MLC1 isoform X2, with product MNHCLHACSLHSILFIAPDSFMDIRMQREEAPSQEVFSYAQMSTLERNSGVGTLSRHVDRERLERDSYTVDVRASDLQLDKPGPLHPCFSYRVWLYSVVIGSSLLIAAVFSLYMGNVFPSAMDYLRCAAGSSVPAAVVSFAIAKNTHIAVSDFQMVFVSSFAVTTTCLVWFGCKLAINPSAININFNLLLLIVLEVLTASAVILSARSAEDCCSHIKPVYSGPVVVTSVSFPTRLFKAYAVIEVIVGISTVFGGIIAINLGALLPEPYLSVTFFWILVACFPSAIASHVVAEYPSKSLVEMLIAISSVTSPLLFSASGFLSSSVINFIEIFLHDVPLTKLSYDILLLVLMGLLLVQAVLTLATIVQCASYKSQLHNEAPEWDTLQSPRHCEQQTSNGTLREFDKDKAWKAVVVQMAQ from the exons ATGAATCACTGCCTTCATGCATGTTCCCTGCACTCCATCCTCTTTATTGCACCAGATTCCT TCATGGATATTAGGATGCAACGAGAAGAGGCACCATCCCAGGAGGTGTTCAGCTACGCCCAGATGTCCACCCTGGAGAGAAACAGTGGGGTGGGGACGCTGAGCCGACATGTGGATAGAGAGAGATTGGAGAGAGACAGCTACACGGTGGATGTCAGGGCCAGTGACCTGCAGTTGGACAAACCTGGGCCATTGCATCCCTGCTTTAGCTACAGAGTCTGGCTATACAGCGTTGTAATAGGG AGCAGCTTGCTGATAGCGGCAGTTTTCTCTCTCTACATGGGTAATGTGTTTCCATCAGCAATGGATTACCTGCGCTGTGCTGCAGGATCG AGTGTACCAGCTGCAGTGGTGAGCTTTGCTATTGCCAAGAACACACACATTGCA GTCTCTGATTTTCAAATGGTCTTTGTGTCTTCCTTTGCTGTAACAACAACGTGTCTAGTGTGGTTTGGATGTAAGCTCGCCATTAATCCCTCAGCCATCAAT ATTAACTTTAACCTGCTCCTGCTTATTGTGCTGGAGGTTTTGACAGCCAGTGCTGTTATCCTATCAGCACGCTCGGCTGAAGACTGCTGCAGTCACATCAAG CCAGTGTATAGTGGCCCTGTGGTTGTGACCTCGGTGTCGTTCCCCACCCGTCTTTTCAAGGCTTATGCC GTCATTGAGGTTATAGTGGGCATCTCTACTGTATTTGGAGGAATTATCGCTATAAATTTGGGTGCCCTTCTCCCAGAACCGTACCTTTCTGTCACTTTCTTCTGGATTCTAGTTGCT TGTTTTCCTAGTGCCATTGCCAGCCATGTGGTGGCAGAATACCCCAGTAAGAGCTTG GTGGAAATGTTGATTGCTATAAGTAGTGTGACCTCACCACTGCTTTTCTCAGCATCTGGGTTCTTATCAAGCAGTGTGATTAATTTCATTGAGATCTTTCTGCATGATGTGCCATTAACAAAG CTGTCATACGACATATTGCTGCTCGTCCTGATGGGATTACTGCTGGTACAAGCAGTGCTGACATTAGCCACTATAGTACAGTGTGCGTCTTACAAGAGCCAGCTCCACAATGAAGCACCTGAATGGGACACTCTACAATCACCAAGACATTGTGAG CAGCAGACGTCAAATGGCACGCTGCGGGAGTTTGACAAAGACAAGGCCTGGAAGGCAGTGGTGGTCCAAATGGCGCAGTGA
- the mlc1 gene encoding membrane protein MLC1 isoform X4, whose translation MDIRMQREEAPSQEVFSYAQMSTLERNSGVGTLSRHVDRERLERDSYTVDVRASDLQLDKPGPLHPCFSYRVWLYSVVIGSSLLIAAVFSLYMGNVFPSAMDYLRCAAGSSVPAAVVSFAIAKNTHIAVSDFQMVFVSSFAVTTTCLVWFGCKLAINPSAININFNLLLLIVLEVLTASAVILSARSAEDCCSHIKPVYSGPVVVTSVSFPTRLFKAYAVIEVIVGISTVFGGIIAINLGALLPEPYLSVTFFWILVACFPSAIASHVVAEYPSKSLVEMLIAISSVTSPLLFSASGFLSSSVINFIEIFLHDVPLTKLSYDILLLVLMGLLLVQAVLTLATIVQCASYKSQLHNEAPEWDTLQSPRHCEQQTSNGTLREFDKDKAWKAVVVQMAQ comes from the exons ATGGATATTAGGATGCAACGAGAAGAGGCACCATCCCAGGAGGTGTTCAGCTACGCCCAGATGTCCACCCTGGAGAGAAACAGTGGGGTGGGGACGCTGAGCCGACATGTGGATAGAGAGAGATTGGAGAGAGACAGCTACACGGTGGATGTCAGGGCCAGTGACCTGCAGTTGGACAAACCTGGGCCATTGCATCCCTGCTTTAGCTACAGAGTCTGGCTATACAGCGTTGTAATAGGG AGCAGCTTGCTGATAGCGGCAGTTTTCTCTCTCTACATGGGTAATGTGTTTCCATCAGCAATGGATTACCTGCGCTGTGCTGCAGGATCG AGTGTACCAGCTGCAGTGGTGAGCTTTGCTATTGCCAAGAACACACACATTGCA GTCTCTGATTTTCAAATGGTCTTTGTGTCTTCCTTTGCTGTAACAACAACGTGTCTAGTGTGGTTTGGATGTAAGCTCGCCATTAATCCCTCAGCCATCAAT ATTAACTTTAACCTGCTCCTGCTTATTGTGCTGGAGGTTTTGACAGCCAGTGCTGTTATCCTATCAGCACGCTCGGCTGAAGACTGCTGCAGTCACATCAAG CCAGTGTATAGTGGCCCTGTGGTTGTGACCTCGGTGTCGTTCCCCACCCGTCTTTTCAAGGCTTATGCC GTCATTGAGGTTATAGTGGGCATCTCTACTGTATTTGGAGGAATTATCGCTATAAATTTGGGTGCCCTTCTCCCAGAACCGTACCTTTCTGTCACTTTCTTCTGGATTCTAGTTGCT TGTTTTCCTAGTGCCATTGCCAGCCATGTGGTGGCAGAATACCCCAGTAAGAGCTTG GTGGAAATGTTGATTGCTATAAGTAGTGTGACCTCACCACTGCTTTTCTCAGCATCTGGGTTCTTATCAAGCAGTGTGATTAATTTCATTGAGATCTTTCTGCATGATGTGCCATTAACAAAG CTGTCATACGACATATTGCTGCTCGTCCTGATGGGATTACTGCTGGTACAAGCAGTGCTGACATTAGCCACTATAGTACAGTGTGCGTCTTACAAGAGCCAGCTCCACAATGAAGCACCTGAATGGGACACTCTACAATCACCAAGACATTGTGAG CAGCAGACGTCAAATGGCACGCTGCGGGAGTTTGACAAAGACAAGGCCTGGAAGGCAGTGGTGGTCCAAATGGCGCAGTGA
- the mlc1 gene encoding membrane protein MLC1 isoform X3, protein MNHCLHACSLHSILFIAPDSSVMDIRMQREEAPSQEVFSYAQMSTLERNSGVGTLSRHVDRERLERDSYTVDVRASDLQLDKPGPLHPCFSYRVWLYSVVIGSSLLIAAVFSLYMGNVFPSAMDYLRCAAGSSVPAAVVSFAIAKNTHIAVSDFQMVFVSSFAVTTTCLVWFGCKLAINPSAININFNLLLLIVLEVLTASAVILSARSAEDCCSHIKPVYSGPVVVTSVSFPTRLFKAYAVIEVIVGISTVFGGIIAINLGALLPEPYLSVTFFWILVACFPSAIASHVVAEYPSKSLVEMLIAISSVTSPLLFSASGFLSSSVINFIEIFLHDVPLTKLSYDILLLVLMGLLLVQAVLTLATIVQCASYKSQLHNEAPEWDTLQSPRHCEQTSNGTLREFDKDKAWKAVVVQMAQ, encoded by the exons ATGAATCACTGCCTTCATGCATGTTCCCTGCACTCCATCCTCTTTATTGCACCAGATTCCT CAGTCATGGATATTAGGATGCAACGAGAAGAGGCACCATCCCAGGAGGTGTTCAGCTACGCCCAGATGTCCACCCTGGAGAGAAACAGTGGGGTGGGGACGCTGAGCCGACATGTGGATAGAGAGAGATTGGAGAGAGACAGCTACACGGTGGATGTCAGGGCCAGTGACCTGCAGTTGGACAAACCTGGGCCATTGCATCCCTGCTTTAGCTACAGAGTCTGGCTATACAGCGTTGTAATAGGG AGCAGCTTGCTGATAGCGGCAGTTTTCTCTCTCTACATGGGTAATGTGTTTCCATCAGCAATGGATTACCTGCGCTGTGCTGCAGGATCG AGTGTACCAGCTGCAGTGGTGAGCTTTGCTATTGCCAAGAACACACACATTGCA GTCTCTGATTTTCAAATGGTCTTTGTGTCTTCCTTTGCTGTAACAACAACGTGTCTAGTGTGGTTTGGATGTAAGCTCGCCATTAATCCCTCAGCCATCAAT ATTAACTTTAACCTGCTCCTGCTTATTGTGCTGGAGGTTTTGACAGCCAGTGCTGTTATCCTATCAGCACGCTCGGCTGAAGACTGCTGCAGTCACATCAAG CCAGTGTATAGTGGCCCTGTGGTTGTGACCTCGGTGTCGTTCCCCACCCGTCTTTTCAAGGCTTATGCC GTCATTGAGGTTATAGTGGGCATCTCTACTGTATTTGGAGGAATTATCGCTATAAATTTGGGTGCCCTTCTCCCAGAACCGTACCTTTCTGTCACTTTCTTCTGGATTCTAGTTGCT TGTTTTCCTAGTGCCATTGCCAGCCATGTGGTGGCAGAATACCCCAGTAAGAGCTTG GTGGAAATGTTGATTGCTATAAGTAGTGTGACCTCACCACTGCTTTTCTCAGCATCTGGGTTCTTATCAAGCAGTGTGATTAATTTCATTGAGATCTTTCTGCATGATGTGCCATTAACAAAG CTGTCATACGACATATTGCTGCTCGTCCTGATGGGATTACTGCTGGTACAAGCAGTGCTGACATTAGCCACTATAGTACAGTGTGCGTCTTACAAGAGCCAGCTCCACAATGAAGCACCTGAATGGGACACTCTACAATCACCAAGACATTGTGAG CAGACGTCAAATGGCACGCTGCGGGAGTTTGACAAAGACAAGGCCTGGAAGGCAGTGGTGGTCCAAATGGCGCAGTGA
- the mlc1 gene encoding membrane protein MLC1 isoform X1 — protein MNHCLHACSLHSILFIAPDSSVMDIRMQREEAPSQEVFSYAQMSTLERNSGVGTLSRHVDRERLERDSYTVDVRASDLQLDKPGPLHPCFSYRVWLYSVVIGSSLLIAAVFSLYMGNVFPSAMDYLRCAAGSSVPAAVVSFAIAKNTHIAVSDFQMVFVSSFAVTTTCLVWFGCKLAINPSAININFNLLLLIVLEVLTASAVILSARSAEDCCSHIKPVYSGPVVVTSVSFPTRLFKAYAVIEVIVGISTVFGGIIAINLGALLPEPYLSVTFFWILVACFPSAIASHVVAEYPSKSLVEMLIAISSVTSPLLFSASGFLSSSVINFIEIFLHDVPLTKLSYDILLLVLMGLLLVQAVLTLATIVQCASYKSQLHNEAPEWDTLQSPRHCEQQTSNGTLREFDKDKAWKAVVVQMAQ, from the exons ATGAATCACTGCCTTCATGCATGTTCCCTGCACTCCATCCTCTTTATTGCACCAGATTCCT CAGTCATGGATATTAGGATGCAACGAGAAGAGGCACCATCCCAGGAGGTGTTCAGCTACGCCCAGATGTCCACCCTGGAGAGAAACAGTGGGGTGGGGACGCTGAGCCGACATGTGGATAGAGAGAGATTGGAGAGAGACAGCTACACGGTGGATGTCAGGGCCAGTGACCTGCAGTTGGACAAACCTGGGCCATTGCATCCCTGCTTTAGCTACAGAGTCTGGCTATACAGCGTTGTAATAGGG AGCAGCTTGCTGATAGCGGCAGTTTTCTCTCTCTACATGGGTAATGTGTTTCCATCAGCAATGGATTACCTGCGCTGTGCTGCAGGATCG AGTGTACCAGCTGCAGTGGTGAGCTTTGCTATTGCCAAGAACACACACATTGCA GTCTCTGATTTTCAAATGGTCTTTGTGTCTTCCTTTGCTGTAACAACAACGTGTCTAGTGTGGTTTGGATGTAAGCTCGCCATTAATCCCTCAGCCATCAAT ATTAACTTTAACCTGCTCCTGCTTATTGTGCTGGAGGTTTTGACAGCCAGTGCTGTTATCCTATCAGCACGCTCGGCTGAAGACTGCTGCAGTCACATCAAG CCAGTGTATAGTGGCCCTGTGGTTGTGACCTCGGTGTCGTTCCCCACCCGTCTTTTCAAGGCTTATGCC GTCATTGAGGTTATAGTGGGCATCTCTACTGTATTTGGAGGAATTATCGCTATAAATTTGGGTGCCCTTCTCCCAGAACCGTACCTTTCTGTCACTTTCTTCTGGATTCTAGTTGCT TGTTTTCCTAGTGCCATTGCCAGCCATGTGGTGGCAGAATACCCCAGTAAGAGCTTG GTGGAAATGTTGATTGCTATAAGTAGTGTGACCTCACCACTGCTTTTCTCAGCATCTGGGTTCTTATCAAGCAGTGTGATTAATTTCATTGAGATCTTTCTGCATGATGTGCCATTAACAAAG CTGTCATACGACATATTGCTGCTCGTCCTGATGGGATTACTGCTGGTACAAGCAGTGCTGACATTAGCCACTATAGTACAGTGTGCGTCTTACAAGAGCCAGCTCCACAATGAAGCACCTGAATGGGACACTCTACAATCACCAAGACATTGTGAG CAGCAGACGTCAAATGGCACGCTGCGGGAGTTTGACAAAGACAAGGCCTGGAAGGCAGTGGTGGTCCAAATGGCGCAGTGA